From one Streptomyces sp. NBC_01478 genomic stretch:
- a CDS encoding helix-turn-helix domain-containing protein, with protein sequence MSGQSNAKSLPPVAWRYSGNQLKRWRTKANVSREELAAASNYAPDTIKSMEQGVRMPTPRVLDVADGLCRAEGLLSAAKDYLNKEKFPSRAQDFMEREKEAISHWSYETTVVPGLLQTPGYARTLIENRCPPLDEETVEERIEGRMERQAILTERKPPVALSFVLYEAVLRSPQVDTEQLRRLLEVSRLRNVTVQVLPFERATSDALMGPMVLLETRDHERFAYAEGPFASELSADPEVVSRVTERLSMIRTQALSPAESARFVERMVDQP encoded by the coding sequence GTGTCAGGCCAGTCCAACGCCAAGTCCCTGCCGCCCGTGGCCTGGCGGTACAGCGGGAACCAGCTCAAGCGGTGGCGCACCAAGGCCAACGTGAGCCGGGAGGAGCTGGCCGCCGCCTCCAACTACGCGCCGGACACCATCAAGTCCATGGAGCAGGGCGTACGGATGCCGACGCCGCGCGTGCTCGACGTGGCCGATGGGTTGTGCCGGGCCGAGGGGTTGCTGAGCGCGGCGAAGGACTACCTGAACAAGGAGAAGTTCCCGTCGCGGGCACAGGACTTCATGGAGCGGGAGAAGGAAGCGATCAGTCACTGGTCGTACGAGACCACGGTCGTCCCGGGGCTGTTGCAGACGCCGGGGTACGCGCGCACGCTGATCGAGAACCGCTGTCCGCCTCTGGACGAGGAGACGGTGGAGGAGCGTATCGAGGGACGCATGGAGCGGCAGGCCATCCTCACGGAGCGGAAACCGCCGGTGGCCCTGAGCTTCGTCCTCTACGAGGCGGTGCTGCGCAGCCCCCAGGTGGACACCGAACAACTGCGCCGTCTGCTGGAGGTGTCCCGGCTGCGGAACGTCACCGTGCAGGTGCTCCCCTTCGAACGGGCCACCAGCGACGCGCTCATGGGGCCCATGGTGCTGCTGGAGACCCGCGACCACGAGCGGTTCGCCTATGCGGAGGGCCCGTTCGCGAGCGAACTGTCGGCCGATCCGGAGGTTGTCAGCCGGGTGACCGAGCGGCTTAGCATGATCCGCACGCAGGCTCTCAGTCCCGCTGAGTCGGCCCGTTTCGTCGAACGGATGGTGGATCAGCCATGA